In one window of Syngnathus scovelli strain Florida chromosome 22, RoL_Ssco_1.2, whole genome shotgun sequence DNA:
- the LOC125991955 gene encoding CCR4-NOT transcription complex subunit 2 isoform X1, with amino-acid sequence MKRPVALPARRHPPAQEGDTVAMFGANRKKFTEAGAEGEYDEPGGLYYGQPSVFPQRADKDGSGAVDDLAGGRQRDAFVFQTTAALSSASGQLSQLGASLYGPQSALGFPARGLNSGAPPSRSGLAQSAAAHTPPSPGRGIPPKSGRAVLNHNQQVGGERGGGGRSPGGPSPSIIGMPKQSRQAFTISSMSGFGVSRTPGFNVFNGTDGSENVTGLDPSDFPALADRSRRDGGANPAPLLNPLAGRAPYVGMVTKPSGEQSQDFSIHNEDFPALPGPNYQTKEPGGGGGDDGKTVTRARTRCKAAGELLWADSRLDRSEPQLFSDNQHRKGIQVLPDGRVSNIPLGMVTDQFGMIGLLTFIRAAETEPGTVHLALGSDLTTLGLNLNSPENLYPKFASPWASAPCRPQDIDFHVPSEYLTNVHIRDKLAAIKLSRYGEDLLFYLYYMNGGDLLQLLAAVELFNRDWRYHKEERVWITRAPGLEPSLKTNAYERGTYYVFDCLNWRKVAKEFHLEYDKLEERPHVPSTFNYNPAQQAF; translated from the exons ATGAAAAGGCCAGTGGCGCTACCGGCTCGCCGGCACCCACCGGCGCAGGAAG GTGACACGGTGGCCATGTTTGGGGCTAACCGGAAGAAGTTCACGGAGGCGGGAGCGGAGGGCGAGTACGACGAGCCGGGCGGCCTCTACTACGGCCAGCCGTCCGTCTTCCCGCAGCGCGCCGACAAAGACGGAAGCGGCGCCGTGGATGACCTCGCCGGCGGGCGTCAGCGAGATGCCTTTGTCTTTCAGACCACGGCGGCCCTGTCCTCCGCCTCGGGACAGCTGTCGCAGCTGGGAGCCAGTCTCTACGGCCCTCAGA GTGCGCTCGGCTTCCCCGCGCGCGGCCTCAACAGCGGCGCGCCGCCGAGTCGGAGCGGACTCGCTCAGTCGGCCGCCGCGCACACGCCTCCCTCGCCCGGCAG GGGGATTCCGCCCAAGAGCGGCCGCGCCGTCCTCAACCACAACCAGCAGGTGGGGGGAGaacgggggggcggggggcggAGTCCCGGTGGCCCCTCACCCAGCATCATTGGAATGCCCAAACAGTCGCGGCAAGCCTTCACCATCAGCAG CATGTCAGGTTTCGGCGTGAGCAGGACTCCCGGATTCAACGTCTTCAACGGCACAG ATGGCAGCGAAAACGTGACGGGCCTGGACCCGTCCGACTTCCCGGCGCTGGCCGACCGCAGTCGGCGAGACGGCGGCGCCAACCCCGCGCCGCTGCTCAACCCGCTGGCCGGGCGGGCGCCCTACG TTGGCATGGTAACTAAGCCGTCTGGCGAGCAGTCGCAAGACTTCTCCATCCACAACGAGGATTTCCCAGCACTACCGGGCCCAAACTACCAGACCAAAGagcccggcggcggcggcggcgacgacgGCAAAACGGTGACGCGCGCGCGCACTCGCTGCAAAGCCGCCGGCGAATTGCTGTGGGCTGACTCTCGTCTCGACCGCTCAGAACCTCAGCTCTTCAG CGACAACCAGCACAGGAAAGGAATACAGGTGCTGCCCGACG GACGCGTGAGCAACATCCCGCTCGGCATGGTAACGGACCAATTCGGCATGATCGGCCTGCTGACGTTCATCCGGGCGGCCGAGACCGAGCCCGGCACGGTGCACCTGGCTCTCGGCTCCGACCTCACCACGCTAGGCCTCAACCTCAACTCGCCCGA GAACCTCTACCCCAAGTTTGCGTCTCCGTGGGCGTCGGCACCGTGCCGGCCGCAGGACATCG ATTTTCACGTACCGTCGGAATACTTGACCAACGTCCACATACGGGACAAG CTGGCCGCCATCAAGTTGTCCCGCTACGGTGAGGACCTCCTCTTTTACCTTTACTACATGAACGGCGGCGacctgctgcagctgctggcCGCCGTGGAGCT CTTCAACAGGGACTGGCGCTACCACAAGGAGGAGCGGGTGTGGATCACGCGGGCGCCCGGCCTGGAGCCGTCGCTCAAGACAAACGCCTACGAGAGGGGCACGTACTACGTCTTTGACTGCCTCAACTGGAGGAAGGTTGCCAAG GAGTTCCACCTAGAATACGACAAACTGGAAGAGCGACCTCACGTTCCCTCCACCTTCAACTACAACCCCGCCCAGCAGGCCTTCTGA
- the LOC125991954 gene encoding potassium voltage-gated channel subfamily A member 5 produces the protein MEVALVSLQENGGANNGEQQQLHSALMDDLGKEVNAPRQQQQQQQQQWEQAPPTQAPAWRINDMNSTLSCSENAMDALLRADHSPHVFDDELLDLDADSNERVLINIAGLRYETQLGTLNQFPDTLLGDPAKRIKYFDPLRNEYFFDRNRPSFDGILYFYQSGGKIRRPVNVSIDVFADEIRFYQLGEEAMERFREDEGFIKEEEKPLPRNEFQKQVWLIFEYPESSSPARGIAIVSVLVITISIITFCLETLPEFRDERELGGRPDNGTAARRPSLTFSDPFFIIETTCVIWFTFELFVRFFACPSKSEFSKTVMNIIDIMSIMPYFITLGTELAEQGQEHPNGQQAMSLAILRVIRLVRVFRIFKLSRHSKGLQILGQTLKASMRELGLLIFFLFIGVILFSSAVYFAEADEPESHFSSIPDAFWWAVVTMTTVGYGDMRPVTVGGKIVGSLCAIAGVLTIALPVPVIVSNFNYFYHRETDQDQSSLKDEPEAKAAAAAAPGEPAGSKGSPVKGKAAEANSGLDLKSSLYAFCLDTRETDL, from the exons ATGGAGGTGGCTCTGGTGAGCCTGCAGGAGAACGGCGGCGCCAACAACGGAGAGCAGCAGCAACTCCACTCGGCGCTCATGGATGACTTGGGCAAGGAGGTGAACGCTCCccgtcagcagcagcagcagcagcagcagcagtgggaGCAAGCTCCCCCCACGCAGGCTCCCGCCTGGAGGATCAACGACATGAACAGCACGCTGAGCTGCAGCGAGAACGCCATGGACGCGCTGCTGCGCGCCGACCACAGCCCGCACGTGTTTGACGACGAGCTCCTGGACCTGGACGCCGACAGCAACGAGCGTGTGCTCATCAACATCGCCGGCCTGCGCTACGAGACGCAGCTGGGCACCCTTAACCAGTTCCCCGACACGCTGCTGGGCGACCCGGCCAAGCGGATCAAGTACTTTGACCCGCTGCGCAACGAGTACTTCTTCGACCGCAACCGGCCCAGCTTCGACGGCATCCTCTACTTCTACCAGTCGGGCGGCAAGATCCGCCGGCCCGTCAACGTGTCCATCGACGTGTTTGCCGACGAGATCCGCTTCTACCAGTTGGGCGAGGAGGCCATGGAGCGCTTCCGCGAGGACGAGGGCTTCatcaaggaggaggagaagccgCTGCCGCGGAACGAGTTCCAGAAGCAG GTGTGGCTGATCTTCGAGTACCCGGAGAGCTCGAGCCCGGCGCGCGGCATCGCCATCGTGTCGGTGCTGGTCATCACCATCTCCATCATCACCTTCTGCCTGGAGACGCTGCCCGAGTTCCGGGACGAGCGCGAGCTGGGCGGGCGCCCCGACAACGGCACGGCGGCCCGGCGGCCCTCGCTGACCTTCAGCGACCCCTTCTTCATCATCGAGACCACCTGCGTCATCTGGTTCACCTTTGAGCTCTTTGTGCGCTTCTTCGCCTGCCCCAGCAAGTCCGAGTTCTCCAAGACGGTGATGAACATCATCGACATCATGTCCATCATGCCCTACTTCATCACGCTGGGCACCGAGCTGGCCGAGCAGGGCCAGGAGCACCCCAACGGCCAGCAGGCCATGTCGCTGGCCATCCTGCGCGTCATCCGCCTGGTGCGCGTCTTCCGCATCTTCAAGCTGTCGCGCCACTCCAAGGGCCTGCAGATCCTGGGCCAGACGCTCAAGGCCAGCATGCGCGAGCTGGGCCTGctcatcttcttcctcttcatcgGCGTCATCCTCTTCTCCAGCGCCGTCTACTTCGCCGAGGCCGACGAGCCCGAGTCGCACTTCTCCAGCATCCCCGACGCCTTCTGGTGGGCTGTGGTCACCATGACCACGGTGGGCTACGGCGACATGCGCCCCGTCACCGTGGGCGGCAAGATCGTGGGCTCGCTGTGCGCCATCGCCGGCGTGCTGACCATCGCGCTGCCCGTGCCCGTCATCGTCTCCAACTTCAACTACTTCTACCACCGCGAGACCGACCAGGACCAGTCGTCGCTCAAGGATGAGCCCGAGgccaaggcggcggcggcggcggcaccggGCGAGCCGGCGGGGAGCAAAGGCTCGCCCGTCAAGGGCAAGGCGGCCGAGGCCAACAGCGGCTTGGACTTGAAAAGCTCTCTGTACGCCTTCTGCCTGGACACGCGGGAAACTGACTtgtag
- the rpl18a gene encoding large ribosomal subunit protein eL20: protein MKASGTLREYKVIGRLLPSPKNPTPPLYRMRIFAPNHVVAKSRFWYFVSQLRKMKKASGETVYCGLVHEKTPLKVKNFGIWLRYDSRSGTHNMYREYRDLTTSGAVTQCYRDMGARHRARAHSIQIMKVQVIAANKCRRPAIKQFHNSKIKFPLPHRVLRRQHKPRFTTKRPNTFF from the exons ATGAAGGCGTCCGGCACT cTGCGAGAGTACAAGGTGATCGGGCGTCTGCTGCCGTCGCCCAAGAACCCGACCCCCCCGCTGTACCGCATGCGCATCTTCGCCCCCAACCACGTGGTGGCCAAGTCTCGCTTCTGGTACTTTGTGTCCCAACTGAGAAAGATGAAGAAGGCGTCCGGCGAGACCGTCTACTGCGGACTG GTCCACGAGAAGACGCCCCTGAAGGTGAAGAACTTTGGCATCTGGCTGCGTTACGACTCGCGCAGCGGCACGCACAACATGTACCGCGAGTACCGAGACCTCACCACCTCCGGAGCCGTCACCCAGTGCT ACCGCGACATGGGCGCCCGGCACCGCGCCCGGGCCCACTCTATCCAGATCATGAAGGTCCAGGTGATCGCAGCAAACAAGTGCCGCAGGCCCGCCATCAAGCAGTTCCAC AACTCCAAGATCAAGTTCCCGCTGCCCCACCGGGTCCTGCGCCGCCAGCACAAACCGCGCTTCACCACCAAGAGACCAAACACCTTCTTCTGA
- the LOC125991955 gene encoding CCR4-NOT transcription complex subunit 2 isoform X3 has product MKRPVALPARRHPPAQEGDTVAMFGANRKKFTEAGAEGEYDEPGGLYYGQPSVFPQRADKDGSGAVDDLAGGRQRDAFVFQTTAALSSASGQLSQLGASLYGPQSALGFPARGLNSGAPPSRSGLAQSAAAHTPPSPGRGIPPKSGRAVLNHNQQVGGERGGGGRSPGGPSPSIIGMPKQSRQAFTISSMSGFGVSRTPGFNVFNGTDGSENVTGLDPSDFPALADRSRRDGGANPAPLLNPLAGRAPYVGMVTKPSGEQSQDFSIHNEDFPALPGPNYQTKEPGGGGGDDGKTNLSSSATTSTGKEYRCCPTVRHAGAPEPTKPAGRTRSLTPLACRTREQHPARHGNGPIRHDRPADVHPGGRDRARHGAPGSRLRPHHARPQPQLAREPLPQVCVSVGVGTVPAAGHRFSRTVGILDQRPHTGQAGRHQVVPLRFNRDWRYHKEERVWITRAPGLEPSLKTNAYERGTYYVFDCLNWRKVAKEFHLEYDKLEERPHVPSTFNYNPAQQAF; this is encoded by the exons ATGAAAAGGCCAGTGGCGCTACCGGCTCGCCGGCACCCACCGGCGCAGGAAG GTGACACGGTGGCCATGTTTGGGGCTAACCGGAAGAAGTTCACGGAGGCGGGAGCGGAGGGCGAGTACGACGAGCCGGGCGGCCTCTACTACGGCCAGCCGTCCGTCTTCCCGCAGCGCGCCGACAAAGACGGAAGCGGCGCCGTGGATGACCTCGCCGGCGGGCGTCAGCGAGATGCCTTTGTCTTTCAGACCACGGCGGCCCTGTCCTCCGCCTCGGGACAGCTGTCGCAGCTGGGAGCCAGTCTCTACGGCCCTCAGA GTGCGCTCGGCTTCCCCGCGCGCGGCCTCAACAGCGGCGCGCCGCCGAGTCGGAGCGGACTCGCTCAGTCGGCCGCCGCGCACACGCCTCCCTCGCCCGGCAG GGGGATTCCGCCCAAGAGCGGCCGCGCCGTCCTCAACCACAACCAGCAGGTGGGGGGAGaacgggggggcggggggcggAGTCCCGGTGGCCCCTCACCCAGCATCATTGGAATGCCCAAACAGTCGCGGCAAGCCTTCACCATCAGCAG CATGTCAGGTTTCGGCGTGAGCAGGACTCCCGGATTCAACGTCTTCAACGGCACAG ATGGCAGCGAAAACGTGACGGGCCTGGACCCGTCCGACTTCCCGGCGCTGGCCGACCGCAGTCGGCGAGACGGCGGCGCCAACCCCGCGCCGCTGCTCAACCCGCTGGCCGGGCGGGCGCCCTACG TTGGCATGGTAACTAAGCCGTCTGGCGAGCAGTCGCAAGACTTCTCCATCCACAACGAGGATTTCCCAGCACTACCGGGCCCAAACTACCAGACCAAAGagcccggcggcggcggcggcgacgacgGCAAAACG AACCTCAGCTCTTCAG CGACAACCAGCACAGGAAAGGAATACAGGTGCTGCCCGACGGTGAGACACGCGGGCGCGCCCGAGCCAACAAAGCCGGCCGGGCGCACGCGCAGCCTCACGCCGCTCGCTTGCAGGACGCGTGAGCAACATCCCGCTCGGCATGGTAACGGACCAATTCGGCATGATCGGCCTGCTGACGTTCATCCGGGCGGCCGAGACCGAGCCCGGCACGGTGCACCTGGCTCTCGGCTCCGACCTCACCACGCTAGGCCTCAACCTCAACTCGCCCGA GAACCTCTACCCCAAGTTTGCGTCTCCGTGGGCGTCGGCACCGTGCCGGCCGCAGGACATCG ATTTTCACGTACCGTCGGAATACTTGACCAACGTCCACATACGGGACAAG CTGGCCGCCATCAAGTTGTCCCGCTACG CTTCAACAGGGACTGGCGCTACCACAAGGAGGAGCGGGTGTGGATCACGCGGGCGCCCGGCCTGGAGCCGTCGCTCAAGACAAACGCCTACGAGAGGGGCACGTACTACGTCTTTGACTGCCTCAACTGGAGGAAGGTTGCCAAG GAGTTCCACCTAGAATACGACAAACTGGAAGAGCGACCTCACGTTCCCTCCACCTTCAACTACAACCCCGCCCAGCAGGCCTTCTGA
- the LOC125991955 gene encoding CCR4-NOT transcription complex subunit 2 isoform X2, translating into MKRPVALPARRHPPAQEGDTVAMFGANRKKFTEAGAEGEYDEPGGLYYGQPSVFPQRADKDGSGAVDDLAGGRQRDAFVFQTTAALSSASGQLSQLGASLYGPQSALGFPARGLNSGAPPSRSGLAQSAAAHTPPSPGRGIPPKSGRAVLNHNQQVGGERGGGGRSPGGPSPSIIGMPKQSRQAFTISSMSGFGVSRTPGFNVFNGTDGSENVTGLDPSDFPALADRSRRDGGANPAPLLNPLAGRAPYVGMVTKPSGEQSQDFSIHNEDFPALPGPNYQTKEPGGGGGDDGKTNLSSSGKPASNTDAPKFPGDKSCVSASSDNQHRKGIQVLPDGRVSNIPLGMVTDQFGMIGLLTFIRAAETEPGTVHLALGSDLTTLGLNLNSPENLYPKFASPWASAPCRPQDIDFHVPSEYLTNVHIRDKLAAIKLSRYGEDLLFYLYYMNGGDLLQLLAAVELFNRDWRYHKEERVWITRAPGLEPSLKTNAYERGTYYVFDCLNWRKVAKEFHLEYDKLEERPHVPSTFNYNPAQQAF; encoded by the exons ATGAAAAGGCCAGTGGCGCTACCGGCTCGCCGGCACCCACCGGCGCAGGAAG GTGACACGGTGGCCATGTTTGGGGCTAACCGGAAGAAGTTCACGGAGGCGGGAGCGGAGGGCGAGTACGACGAGCCGGGCGGCCTCTACTACGGCCAGCCGTCCGTCTTCCCGCAGCGCGCCGACAAAGACGGAAGCGGCGCCGTGGATGACCTCGCCGGCGGGCGTCAGCGAGATGCCTTTGTCTTTCAGACCACGGCGGCCCTGTCCTCCGCCTCGGGACAGCTGTCGCAGCTGGGAGCCAGTCTCTACGGCCCTCAGA GTGCGCTCGGCTTCCCCGCGCGCGGCCTCAACAGCGGCGCGCCGCCGAGTCGGAGCGGACTCGCTCAGTCGGCCGCCGCGCACACGCCTCCCTCGCCCGGCAG GGGGATTCCGCCCAAGAGCGGCCGCGCCGTCCTCAACCACAACCAGCAGGTGGGGGGAGaacgggggggcggggggcggAGTCCCGGTGGCCCCTCACCCAGCATCATTGGAATGCCCAAACAGTCGCGGCAAGCCTTCACCATCAGCAG CATGTCAGGTTTCGGCGTGAGCAGGACTCCCGGATTCAACGTCTTCAACGGCACAG ATGGCAGCGAAAACGTGACGGGCCTGGACCCGTCCGACTTCCCGGCGCTGGCCGACCGCAGTCGGCGAGACGGCGGCGCCAACCCCGCGCCGCTGCTCAACCCGCTGGCCGGGCGGGCGCCCTACG TTGGCATGGTAACTAAGCCGTCTGGCGAGCAGTCGCAAGACTTCTCCATCCACAACGAGGATTTCCCAGCACTACCGGGCCCAAACTACCAGACCAAAGagcccggcggcggcggcggcgacgacgGCAAAACG AACCTCAGCTCTTCAGGTAAGCCCGCCTCCAACACAGACGCTCCAAAGTTTCCGGGTGACAAAAGTTGTGTGTCGGCGAGCAGCGACAACCAGCACAGGAAAGGAATACAGGTGCTGCCCGACG GACGCGTGAGCAACATCCCGCTCGGCATGGTAACGGACCAATTCGGCATGATCGGCCTGCTGACGTTCATCCGGGCGGCCGAGACCGAGCCCGGCACGGTGCACCTGGCTCTCGGCTCCGACCTCACCACGCTAGGCCTCAACCTCAACTCGCCCGA GAACCTCTACCCCAAGTTTGCGTCTCCGTGGGCGTCGGCACCGTGCCGGCCGCAGGACATCG ATTTTCACGTACCGTCGGAATACTTGACCAACGTCCACATACGGGACAAG CTGGCCGCCATCAAGTTGTCCCGCTACGGTGAGGACCTCCTCTTTTACCTTTACTACATGAACGGCGGCGacctgctgcagctgctggcCGCCGTGGAGCT CTTCAACAGGGACTGGCGCTACCACAAGGAGGAGCGGGTGTGGATCACGCGGGCGCCCGGCCTGGAGCCGTCGCTCAAGACAAACGCCTACGAGAGGGGCACGTACTACGTCTTTGACTGCCTCAACTGGAGGAAGGTTGCCAAG GAGTTCCACCTAGAATACGACAAACTGGAAGAGCGACCTCACGTTCCCTCCACCTTCAACTACAACCCCGCCCAGCAGGCCTTCTGA
- the kcna1b gene encoding potassium voltage-gated channel subfamily A member 1, giving the protein MTVASGDNADESATLPGHGQDEACDGHECCERVVINVSGLRFETQLKTLAHFPDTLLGNPEKRMRYFDPLRNEYFFDRNRPSFDAILYYYQSGGRLRRPVNVPLDMFSEEIKFYQLGAEAMEKFREDEGFIREEERPLPDKEFQRQIWLLFEHPESSGPARGIAIVSVMVILISIVIFCLETLPELKEDAGERRRAAAASAPANATARQHGDVLAADPFFMVETLCIIWFSFELLVRFFACPSKTAFFRNMMNSIDVVSIIPYFITLGTETADESGGGEQATSLAILRVIRLVRVFRIFKLSRHSKGLQILGQTLKASMRELGLLIFFLFIGVILFSSAVYFAEAEEKESYFTSIPDAFWWAVVSMTTVGYGDMYPVTIGGKIVGSLCAIAGVLTIALPVPVIVSNFNYFYHRETDGEEQAQLLQVSHSAADADDASSPLAQSRRAEADNSIDNLRDANLRTANCVDSAKMRTDV; this is encoded by the coding sequence ATGACGGTGGCGTCGGGCGACAACGCGGACGAGAGCGCCACCCTGCCGGGTCACGGGCAGGACGAGGCGTGCGATGGGCACGAGTGCTGCGAGCGCGTGGTCATCAATGTGTCGGGGCTTCGCTTCGAGACGCAGCTCAAGACGTTGGCGCACTTCCCGGACACGCTGCTGGGGAACCCCGAGAAGAGGATGCGCTACTTCGACCCGCTGCGCAACGAGTACTTCTTCGACCGCAACCGGCCCAGCTTCGACGCCATCCTCTACTACTACCAGTCGGGCGGCCGGCTGAGGCGCCCCGTCAACGTGCCGCTGGACATGTTCTCGGAGGAGATCAAGTTTTACCAACTGGGcgccgaggccatggagaagttTCGCGAGGACGAGGGCTTCATCCGCGAGGAGGAGCGCCCCTTGCCGGACAAGGAGTTCCAGCGGCAGATCTGGCTGCTCTTTGAGCACCCGGAGAGCTCGGGCCCGGCGCGAGGCATCGCCATCGTGTCCGTCATGGTCATCCTCATCTCCATCGTCATCTTCTGCCTGGAGACGCTGCCCGAGCTGAAGGAGGACGCCGGCGAGCGGCGGCGAGCGGCGGCAGCCAGCGCGCCGGCCAACGCCACGGCCCGGCAGCACGGCGACGTCCTGGCGGCCGACCCCTTCTTCATGGTGGAGACGCTGTGCATCATCTGGTTCTCCTTTGAGCTCCTGGTGCGCTTCTTCGCCTGCCCCAGCAAGACGGCCTTCTTCCGCAACATGATGAACTCCATCGACGTGGTGTCCATCATCCCCTACTTCATCACGCTGGGGACGGAGACGGCCGACGAGTCGGGCGGCGGCGAGCAGGCCACGTCGCTGGCCATCCTGCGCGTCATCCGCCTGGTGCGCGTCTTCCGCATCTTCAAGCTGTCGCGCCACTCCAAGGGCCTGCAGATCCTGGGCCAGACGCTCAAGGCCAGCATGCGCGAGCTGGGCCTGctcatcttcttcctcttcatcgGCGTCATCCTCTTCTCCAGCGCCGTCTACTTTGCCGAGGCCGAGGAGAAGGAGTCCTACTTCACCAGCATCCCCGACGCCTTCTGGTGGGCCGTGGTGTCCATGACCACGGTGGGCTACGGCGACATGTACCCCGTCACCATCGGCGGCAAGATCGTGGGCTCGCTGTGCGCCATCGCCGGCGTGCTGACCATCGCGCTGCCCGTGCCCGTCATCGTCTCCAACTTCAACTACTTCTACCACCGCGAGACGGACGGCGAGGAGCAGGCGCAGCTGCTCCAGGTCAGCCACTCGGCGGCCGACGCCGACGACGCCTCCTCGCCGCTCGCCCAGTCCCGGCGCGCCGAGGCCGACAACAGCATCGACAACTTGCGCGACGCCAACCTGCGCACCGCCAACTGCGTGGACTCCGCCAAGATGCGGACGGACGTGTGA
- the LOC125991955 gene encoding CCR4-NOT transcription complex subunit 2 isoform X4, whose protein sequence is MKRPVALPARRHPPAQEGDTVAMFGANRKKFTEAGAEGEYDEPGGLYYGQPSVFPQRADKDGSGAVDDLAGGRQRDAFVFQTTAALSSASGQLSQLGASLYGPQSALGFPARGLNSGAPPSRSGLAQSAAAHTPPSPGRGIPPKSGRAVLNHNQQVGGERGGGGRSPGGPSPSIIGMPKQSRQAFTISSMSGFGVSRTPGFNVFNGTDGSENVTGLDPSDFPALADRSRRDGGANPAPLLNPLAGRAPYVGMVTKPSGEQSQDFSIHNEDFPALPGPNYQTKEPGGGGGDDGKTVTRARTRCKAAGELLWADSRLDRSEPQLFSDNQHRKGIQVLPDGRVSNIPLGMVTDQFGMIGLLTFIRAAETEPGTVHLALGSDLTTLGLNLNSPENLYPKFASPWASAPCRPQDIDFHVPSEYLTNVHIRDKLAAIKLSRYASTGTGATTRRSGCGSRGRPAWSRRSRQTPTRGARTTSLTASTGGRLPRSST, encoded by the exons ATGAAAAGGCCAGTGGCGCTACCGGCTCGCCGGCACCCACCGGCGCAGGAAG GTGACACGGTGGCCATGTTTGGGGCTAACCGGAAGAAGTTCACGGAGGCGGGAGCGGAGGGCGAGTACGACGAGCCGGGCGGCCTCTACTACGGCCAGCCGTCCGTCTTCCCGCAGCGCGCCGACAAAGACGGAAGCGGCGCCGTGGATGACCTCGCCGGCGGGCGTCAGCGAGATGCCTTTGTCTTTCAGACCACGGCGGCCCTGTCCTCCGCCTCGGGACAGCTGTCGCAGCTGGGAGCCAGTCTCTACGGCCCTCAGA GTGCGCTCGGCTTCCCCGCGCGCGGCCTCAACAGCGGCGCGCCGCCGAGTCGGAGCGGACTCGCTCAGTCGGCCGCCGCGCACACGCCTCCCTCGCCCGGCAG GGGGATTCCGCCCAAGAGCGGCCGCGCCGTCCTCAACCACAACCAGCAGGTGGGGGGAGaacgggggggcggggggcggAGTCCCGGTGGCCCCTCACCCAGCATCATTGGAATGCCCAAACAGTCGCGGCAAGCCTTCACCATCAGCAG CATGTCAGGTTTCGGCGTGAGCAGGACTCCCGGATTCAACGTCTTCAACGGCACAG ATGGCAGCGAAAACGTGACGGGCCTGGACCCGTCCGACTTCCCGGCGCTGGCCGACCGCAGTCGGCGAGACGGCGGCGCCAACCCCGCGCCGCTGCTCAACCCGCTGGCCGGGCGGGCGCCCTACG TTGGCATGGTAACTAAGCCGTCTGGCGAGCAGTCGCAAGACTTCTCCATCCACAACGAGGATTTCCCAGCACTACCGGGCCCAAACTACCAGACCAAAGagcccggcggcggcggcggcgacgacgGCAAAACGGTGACGCGCGCGCGCACTCGCTGCAAAGCCGCCGGCGAATTGCTGTGGGCTGACTCTCGTCTCGACCGCTCAGAACCTCAGCTCTTCAG CGACAACCAGCACAGGAAAGGAATACAGGTGCTGCCCGACG GACGCGTGAGCAACATCCCGCTCGGCATGGTAACGGACCAATTCGGCATGATCGGCCTGCTGACGTTCATCCGGGCGGCCGAGACCGAGCCCGGCACGGTGCACCTGGCTCTCGGCTCCGACCTCACCACGCTAGGCCTCAACCTCAACTCGCCCGA GAACCTCTACCCCAAGTTTGCGTCTCCGTGGGCGTCGGCACCGTGCCGGCCGCAGGACATCG ATTTTCACGTACCGTCGGAATACTTGACCAACGTCCACATACGGGACAAG CTGGCCGCCATCAAGTTGTCCCGCTACG CTTCAACAGGGACTGGCGCTACCACAAGGAGGAGCGGGTGTGGATCACGCGGGCGCCCGGCCTGGAGCCGTCGCTCAAGACAAACGCCTACGAGAGGGGCACGTACTACGTCTTTGACTGCCTCAACTGGAGGAAGGTTGCCAAG GAGTTCCACCTAG